A portion of the Gammaproteobacteria bacterium genome contains these proteins:
- a CDS encoding amidohydrolase family protein translates to MTTTERRARKGTWARAGRTACTALALWLLAPAAIEAQVRMTVPPQAEPMALQGATIHTVTSGVIENGTILFENGVITAVGADLEIPEGTRVVDATGKHIYPGLIDAYSTVGIAEIGAVGVSNDINELGDFNPNVRADVAVNAESRHIGTTRSAGVLTTLTTPDGGLVSGMSSAMALEGWSWEEMSMQSAAALNVNWPNPNPRRFGGFGGFGFGQQEDPPSYEEQVQQLKSFFAEARAYRDAVAAGEEVRSDSRYLAMMPVFDEELPVVVAADGAAQINDAVTWAQEENLRIVIRGGSDAIHVADRLVAEDIPVILTSTMAAPGRDYEGYDGAYSMPARLHAAGVRFAISGGSGSLYSNRLPFEAGVAVAFGLPEDEALRAVTINPAQFLGLDDRVGSLEPGKQATFLITTGTPLDMTSDIEQAYIQGRELDMNDIQKHFFEKYMEKVRQYMRRVIM, encoded by the coding sequence ATGACGACGACGGAGCGACGGGCGAGGAAGGGAACCTGGGCACGGGCGGGCAGAACCGCCTGCACGGCCTTGGCCCTATGGCTGTTAGCGCCGGCGGCCATCGAGGCCCAGGTGCGGATGACGGTGCCCCCGCAGGCCGAGCCGATGGCCTTGCAGGGGGCGACAATTCACACGGTGACCAGCGGTGTCATCGAGAACGGGACGATCCTCTTCGAGAACGGGGTGATCACCGCGGTCGGCGCCGATCTGGAGATTCCGGAAGGCACCCGAGTGGTGGACGCGACCGGAAAACACATCTATCCCGGGCTCATCGACGCCTACAGCACGGTGGGGATCGCAGAAATCGGGGCGGTCGGGGTGTCCAACGACATCAATGAACTGGGTGACTTCAACCCGAACGTGCGCGCGGACGTCGCCGTGAACGCCGAGAGCCGGCACATCGGCACGACCCGTTCGGCCGGCGTGCTCACCACGCTCACCACCCCCGACGGCGGCCTCGTCTCCGGCATGTCCTCGGCGATGGCCCTCGAGGGCTGGAGCTGGGAAGAGATGTCGATGCAGTCGGCCGCGGCGCTCAACGTGAACTGGCCCAACCCGAACCCCCGCCGCTTCGGTGGCTTCGGCGGGTTCGGCTTTGGTCAGCAGGAGGACCCTCCGAGCTACGAGGAGCAGGTCCAGCAGCTCAAGAGCTTCTTCGCCGAGGCGCGGGCCTATCGGGACGCGGTCGCTGCCGGCGAGGAGGTACGGAGCGACTCGCGCTATCTGGCGATGATGCCGGTCTTCGACGAGGAGCTTCCGGTTGTAGTCGCGGCCGACGGCGCGGCGCAGATCAACGACGCCGTCACCTGGGCGCAGGAGGAGAACCTCAGGATCGTCATCCGCGGCGGCAGTGACGCCATCCACGTGGCGGACCGCCTGGTCGCCGAGGACATCCCCGTCATCCTGACGTCGACAATGGCCGCCCCTGGGCGGGACTACGAGGGCTACGACGGCGCGTACTCGATGCCGGCGCGCCTGCACGCGGCGGGGGTGCGCTTCGCGATCTCGGGAGGGTCGGGATCGCTCTACTCGAACCGGCTGCCCTTCGAGGCGGGGGTGGCGGTTGCGTTCGGGCTGCCGGAGGACGAGGCGCTGAGGGCGGTGACCATCAACCCGGCGCAGTTCCTGGGGCTCGACGACCGGGTCGGCTCCCTGGAGCCGGGCAAGCAGGCGACCTTCCTCATCACGACGGGCACGCCGCTCGACATGACCAGCGACATCGAGCAGGCCTACATCCAGGGCCGCGAGCTCGACATGAACGACATCCAGAAGCACTTCTTCGAGAAGTACATGGAGAAGGTCCGGCAGTACATGCGGCGGGTGATCATGTAG
- a CDS encoding amidohydrolase family protein → MGLAAVLATGIGAQQATRTQPIEGMRDNGTGFHALVGARVVTGPGQVMDDATIVIRDGLIQEVGGGDAPAGARVWDLEGLTVYPGFIDAHADLGMDEVPEGGDVGPTHWNPQVRAWFSTTRNLQDDAGRRAALRSQGFGAALAVPSQGIFRGTASLVTLGDEGVRDRVLRPDIAQAIGFQRSFELGGSYPNSAMGTISLMKQTFMDADWYERAWDAYEASGRAFLPPETSEALAALEDATDGDQPVIFETGSEEEYLRAHNLASEFGLDAWYRGNGLEYRLIDVLRGRTEPLIVPLDFPDAPDVGHPGAALDASLADLRHWYLAPTSPAQLSDAGVSFAITTDGLSSLNEFLPNLRVAVARGLEADDALAALTTTPASWLGIDRTHGTIAEGKVANLIVSEGDLFAEEATVRDVWVQGRVYGVTRPAQIDPRGSWEIASDDEWGFQAVLVLEGPLNRLRGYLDIASTGPDLPGGARIDLESATAVAETGRIDVRFNGEVLGYQGMALLSGSVRGDDFFGWTSLPNGADPSFRGIRSEPFEGPARGTVAMDVPEIDLPFIRPMMDYGRTSIPEQPAAVVVRNATVWTQGPQGIIEGADLLVRAGTVEAVGMDLDAPGGAVEIDASGKHVTPGMIDPHIHSGVSAVNESGFAIVPEVRMGDVVTHNNIWMYRQAAGGLTTAHIKHGSANPIGGENVFVKMRWGLLPEDLKLENAPRTVKFALGENPKRRQGRYPDTRMGVQEIIRDHFMAARDYEREWQQWEENQEGLPPRRDLRMEAILDILNQELLISSHGYRADEFLALVRLAEEFGFRVQTLQHGVEAYKIAPELAASGVAAVVWSDWGAFKMEAYDATVYNARILIEAGVVTSLHSDNSQIASRMNWEAGKLLRTGLTPEQALSTVTNQAAEAVAIHDQVGSLEAGKDGDFVIWSGNPLSQFSRAEQTWIDGRRYFSLEEDAAMRDRIEQERTQLIQAILSVENGGQNAQMERN, encoded by the coding sequence ATGGGGCTCGCGGCCGTCCTGGCCACGGGTATCGGGGCCCAGCAGGCGACCCGGACCCAGCCGATCGAGGGCATGCGCGACAACGGCACCGGATTCCACGCGCTGGTGGGGGCGCGGGTGGTGACCGGGCCGGGACAGGTCATGGACGACGCGACGATCGTGATCCGCGACGGCCTCATTCAGGAAGTCGGGGGCGGCGACGCGCCGGCGGGCGCGCGCGTCTGGGATCTCGAGGGGCTTACGGTATACCCGGGATTCATCGACGCGCACGCGGACCTGGGAATGGACGAGGTGCCGGAGGGCGGCGACGTCGGTCCCACGCACTGGAATCCGCAGGTGCGCGCGTGGTTCTCCACGACGCGGAACCTGCAGGATGACGCCGGCCGGCGCGCGGCGCTCCGCTCGCAGGGGTTCGGCGCGGCGCTGGCAGTCCCCAGCCAGGGCATCTTCCGGGGCACCGCCTCGCTGGTCACCCTCGGGGACGAGGGCGTGCGCGACCGGGTGCTGCGCCCCGACATCGCCCAGGCCATCGGCTTCCAGCGCTCCTTCGAGCTGGGCGGATCGTATCCCAACTCCGCCATGGGCACGATCTCGCTCATGAAGCAGACGTTCATGGACGCCGACTGGTACGAGCGCGCCTGGGACGCCTACGAGGCGAGCGGCCGTGCCTTCCTGCCCCCGGAGACGAGCGAGGCGCTGGCGGCGCTCGAAGACGCGACGGACGGCGATCAGCCGGTCATCTTCGAGACCGGCAGCGAGGAGGAATACCTGCGCGCGCATAATCTCGCGTCGGAGTTCGGGCTCGATGCGTGGTACCGGGGGAACGGCCTGGAATACAGGCTCATCGACGTGCTTCGGGGGCGCACCGAGCCCCTCATCGTTCCGCTCGATTTCCCGGACGCCCCGGACGTGGGCCATCCGGGGGCGGCGCTCGATGCCTCGCTCGCCGATCTGCGCCACTGGTATCTGGCGCCCACCAGCCCGGCGCAGCTGTCCGATGCCGGGGTCAGCTTCGCCATCACAACCGACGGCCTCTCGTCGCTGAACGAGTTCCTGCCCAATCTGCGGGTCGCGGTGGCGCGGGGGCTCGAGGCGGACGATGCGCTGGCGGCGCTCACCACCACGCCGGCCTCCTGGCTCGGCATCGATCGGACCCACGGGACCATCGCCGAGGGCAAGGTGGCCAACCTGATCGTGAGCGAGGGCGACCTCTTCGCCGAGGAGGCGACGGTCCGCGACGTATGGGTGCAGGGAAGGGTCTACGGCGTGACCCGCCCGGCCCAGATCGATCCGCGCGGAAGCTGGGAGATCGCCTCGGACGACGAGTGGGGCTTCCAAGCCGTTCTCGTCCTCGAGGGTCCGTTGAACCGGCTGCGCGGCTACCTCGATATCGCCAGCACCGGGCCCGACCTTCCGGGCGGCGCGCGGATCGACCTCGAATCGGCCACCGCGGTCGCGGAAACCGGCCGAATCGACGTCCGCTTCAACGGCGAGGTGCTCGGCTATCAGGGCATGGCGCTCCTGTCCGGTTCGGTGCGCGGCGACGATTTCTTCGGATGGACCTCGCTTCCCAATGGGGCGGACCCGTCCTTCCGCGGCATCCGCAGCGAACCCTTCGAGGGCCCGGCGCGCGGCACCGTCGCTATGGACGTGCCTGAAATCGACCTGCCCTTCATCCGGCCCATGATGGACTATGGGCGCACCTCGATCCCTGAACAGCCCGCCGCAGTCGTGGTGCGCAACGCGACGGTCTGGACCCAGGGGCCGCAGGGAATCATCGAAGGCGCCGACCTCCTGGTGCGCGCCGGAACGGTCGAGGCGGTCGGCATGGATCTCGACGCCCCGGGCGGCGCTGTGGAGATCGACGCGAGCGGCAAGCACGTCACGCCGGGGATGATCGATCCGCACATCCACTCGGGCGTGAGCGCCGTCAACGAGAGCGGCTTCGCGATCGTCCCCGAAGTGCGCATGGGCGACGTCGTGACCCACAACAACATCTGGATGTACCGGCAGGCGGCCGGCGGGCTCACCACCGCGCACATCAAGCACGGGTCCGCGAACCCGATCGGGGGCGAGAACGTCTTCGTGAAGATGCGCTGGGGCTTGCTGCCCGAGGATCTCAAGCTAGAGAACGCGCCCCGCACCGTGAAGTTCGCGCTGGGCGAGAACCCGAAGCGGCGTCAGGGCCGCTATCCCGACACCCGCATGGGGGTGCAGGAGATCATCCGCGACCACTTCATGGCCGCGCGCGACTACGAGCGCGAGTGGCAGCAGTGGGAGGAGAACCAGGAGGGATTGCCCCCGCGGCGCGACCTGCGCATGGAGGCCATCCTCGACATCCTGAACCAGGAACTGCTTATCTCGTCGCACGGCTATCGCGCTGACGAGTTCCTCGCGCTGGTTCGGCTGGCGGAGGAGTTCGGGTTCCGGGTCCAGACGCTGCAGCACGGGGTCGAGGCCTACAAGATCGCGCCCGAGCTCGCCGCGTCCGGGGTCGCAGCGGTCGTCTGGAGCGACTGGGGCGCCTTCAAGATGGAGGCCTACGACGCGACGGTGTACAACGCCCGCATCCTGATCGAGGCGGGAGTCGTGACCTCGCTGCACTCGGACAACAGCCAGATCGCCAGCCGCATGAACTGGGAGGCCGGCAAGCTCCTCCGCACCGGGCTCACCCCCGAGCAGGCGCTCTCGACCGTGACCAACCAGGCGGCGGAGGCCGTGGCGATCCACGACCAGGTCGGCTCGCTGGAAGCCGGCAAGGACGGCGACTTCGTGATCTGGAGCGGCAACCCGCTCTCACAGTTCTCGCGCGCCGAGCAGACATGGATCGATGGCCGCCGGTACTTCTCGCTCGAGGAGGACGCGGCGATGCGGGACCGGATCGAACAGGAACGCACGCAGCTCATCCAGGCCATCCTGTCCGTGGAGAACGGCGGCCAGAACGCTCAGATGGAGAGAAACTGA
- a CDS encoding HEAT repeat domain-containing protein, giving the protein MEIHIRRLSAPGGEIKDKYLLWEGDGPRRDAAAALGRLGNPAAVPALSSVLRDEDALLRARAIEALAAIGHTDAIGRLIPLLGDTRDADGEPVQQRVAGALRQLGAGDRVDVVLAALRGDLGPLKADDGAYRAQMVAALGGALEGPSGTHAANALAGIHAVEALPRLREVLRRTGSQEAAGPAVAAAVRRLEARAALPRAASAAEMGRDTLPRSARAPGPDSRTLPRGSRAPSDQDPRNRIDRTPRED; this is encoded by the coding sequence GTGGAGATCCACATCCGGCGCCTGTCCGCGCCCGGGGGCGAGATCAAGGACAAGTACCTCCTGTGGGAGGGCGATGGACCCCGCCGCGATGCGGCAGCCGCGCTCGGACGGCTGGGGAATCCGGCAGCCGTTCCGGCCCTCTCGTCGGTCCTCCGGGACGAGGATGCGCTGCTCAGGGCCCGGGCGATCGAAGCACTCGCGGCGATTGGGCACACGGATGCGATCGGTCGCCTGATCCCCCTGCTGGGTGACACCCGGGACGCGGACGGCGAACCCGTTCAGCAGAGGGTTGCGGGGGCGTTGAGGCAGTTGGGCGCAGGGGATCGGGTCGACGTCGTCCTCGCGGCGCTCCGCGGCGATCTCGGGCCTCTCAAGGCCGACGACGGAGCGTACAGGGCGCAGATGGTCGCTGCCCTGGGGGGTGCGCTCGAGGGGCCCTCGGGGACGCACGCGGCCAACGCGCTCGCCGGGATCCACGCCGTGGAAGCGCTCCCCCGGCTCCGCGAAGTGCTGAGGAGGACCGGCTCACAGGAGGCTGCGGGGCCGGCGGTCGCGGCCGCGGTCAGGAGGCTCGAAGCCCGCGCTGCGCTCCCTCGTGCGGCCTCCGCAGCCGAGATGGGGCGCGACACGCTGCCCAGGTCCGCGCGGGCCCCGGGGCCCGATTCCAGGACTCTGCCCCGTGGTTCTCGCGCGCCGTCCGATCAGGATCCGCGAAACCGAATTGACCGGACGCCACGGGAAGACTAG
- a CDS encoding Hsp70 family protein, translating into MPTHWAIDLGTSNTTICEDRSGRPHILNLPDLAKLEPVTQTPVMPSCVCVMDGEGDKVLIGQEAVTYNWDGQAAGFARGFKRHLGMESGRAMARVGGRSFTAQDIASLFLRQVIHTLEARFDEEVADITIATPSGFYETYRAELQAIVRGLKRRGWWERVWARLRGRPTGVVFRTLDEPVAAALGYGVDVGRPTTLVAFDFGGGSMEAAVVRTHGARTMETGRAEVLAKQAVELGGDDVDGWILERFVPSALHDWPEWEVALRWEAERVKLLASAGSEGDFTFRNESFGTLDYDVLHDILAENGLYARMRELLDALLTELRTRHGVPRDEIDDVILEGGSTLLPEVRNVVGDVLGREKVREWLPFASVARGACIYAGGAHVQDFIYHDYALRLLPDDGGEAEYELLIPGGTCFPTADNFVTRYYAPGFDGQQHINLFVCEVGRVAGRPVEWTERPNGSRYFTPRIAGERAFCLCLNEADPALPLNPPGRGTAPRLRVTYSVDENRWLCVTVHDLLRKTDLKVKHPVVRLR; encoded by the coding sequence ATGCCAACCCACTGGGCCATCGACCTCGGCACCTCCAACACGACCATCTGCGAGGACCGCTCGGGCCGGCCGCACATCCTCAACCTGCCGGACCTCGCGAAGCTCGAACCCGTCACTCAGACGCCCGTCATGCCGTCCTGCGTATGCGTCATGGACGGGGAGGGCGACAAGGTCCTGATCGGCCAGGAAGCCGTCACCTACAACTGGGACGGGCAGGCGGCGGGCTTCGCGCGCGGCTTCAAGCGCCATCTCGGGATGGAGAGCGGCCGCGCCATGGCGCGCGTGGGCGGGAGGAGCTTCACCGCCCAGGATATCGCTTCGCTCTTCCTCCGCCAGGTCATCCACACGCTCGAGGCGCGCTTCGACGAAGAGGTCGCCGATATCACCATCGCCACGCCCAGCGGCTTCTACGAGACGTACCGGGCCGAACTGCAGGCGATCGTCCGGGGCCTGAAGCGGCGCGGCTGGTGGGAGCGCGTCTGGGCGCGCCTGCGGGGCCGGCCGACCGGGGTCGTGTTCCGGACGCTCGACGAACCCGTCGCGGCCGCGCTCGGCTACGGGGTGGACGTCGGACGCCCCACCACCCTGGTGGCCTTCGACTTCGGGGGCGGATCGATGGAGGCCGCCGTGGTCCGCACTCACGGCGCGCGGACGATGGAGACCGGGCGGGCGGAGGTCCTGGCGAAGCAGGCCGTGGAACTCGGCGGCGACGATGTCGACGGCTGGATTCTGGAGCGGTTCGTGCCCTCGGCGCTGCACGACTGGCCCGAGTGGGAGGTGGCGCTCCGGTGGGAGGCCGAGCGCGTGAAGCTGCTCGCGAGCGCCGGGAGCGAGGGCGACTTCACCTTCCGCAACGAGTCGTTCGGCACGCTTGACTATGACGTGCTGCACGACATTCTCGCCGAGAACGGGCTGTACGCGCGCATGCGGGAACTCCTGGACGCCCTGCTCACCGAACTCCGCACCCGGCACGGCGTCCCGCGGGACGAGATCGACGACGTGATCCTTGAGGGCGGATCCACCCTGCTTCCCGAAGTACGCAATGTCGTGGGCGACGTGCTCGGGCGGGAGAAGGTGCGGGAGTGGCTCCCCTTCGCGAGCGTCGCGCGGGGTGCGTGCATCTACGCGGGAGGCGCGCACGTCCAGGACTTCATCTACCACGACTACGCGCTTCGCCTGCTGCCCGACGATGGCGGAGAGGCCGAGTACGAGCTGCTGATCCCCGGCGGCACCTGCTTTCCGACGGCCGACAACTTCGTGACGCGCTATTACGCCCCCGGATTCGATGGTCAGCAGCACATCAACCTGTTCGTTTGCGAGGTGGGGCGGGTCGCCGGGCGTCCGGTCGAGTGGACCGAACGCCCGAACGGCTCGCGGTACTTCACGCCCCGGATCGCGGGCGAGCGGGCCTTCTGCCTGTGCCTCAACGAGGCCGATCCGGCGCTGCCGCTGAACCCGCCCGGCAGGGGCACGGCGCCCCGGCTGCGCGTCACCTACTCGGTTGACGAGAACCGCTGGCTGTGCGTTACCGTGCACGATCTGCTGCGCAAGACCGACCTCAAGGTCAAACACCCGGTGGTGCGATTGCGATGA
- a CDS encoding type II toxin-antitoxin system prevent-host-death family antitoxin has product MKTHPKAQESTAPPRRIGAARFKEQCLALLDRLGPDGLVITKRGRPVARVLPYDRDSASLIGSLRDKLEIRGDIMSTGIRWDAEC; this is encoded by the coding sequence ATGAAGACACACCCGAAGGCGCAGGAGAGCACGGCGCCGCCCCGGAGGATCGGCGCGGCGCGATTCAAGGAGCAGTGCCTCGCGTTGCTGGATCGGCTCGGTCCTGACGGCCTGGTGATCACCAAGCGAGGCAGACCGGTCGCGCGGGTGTTGCCCTACGATCGGGACTCGGCCAGCCTGATCGGCAGTCTGCGGGACAAGCTCGAGATCCGGGGGGATATCATGTCCACGGGGATTCGCTGGGACGCGGAGTGCTGA
- a CDS encoding type II toxin-antitoxin system VapC family toxin: protein MLNLDTHILIYALRGELAESERQLLAETQWSVSSIVFWEIAKLNQLGRVGVDLDDRDVVRALSRIRSWPIDLAVARASARLDFRGDPADEIIAATSVVHGIPLVTRDAVIRRSTLVPLAL from the coding sequence GTGCTGAACCTCGACACGCATATCCTCATCTACGCCCTGCGCGGAGAACTGGCCGAAAGCGAGCGGCAATTGCTCGCCGAAACGCAGTGGTCGGTCTCCTCCATCGTCTTCTGGGAGATCGCGAAGCTCAACCAACTGGGCCGGGTCGGGGTGGACCTCGACGACCGGGACGTGGTCCGGGCCCTGAGTCGCATCCGCTCGTGGCCGATCGATCTGGCAGTGGCCCGCGCCTCGGCCCGTCTGGATTTCAGGGGCGATCCGGCCGACGAGATCATCGCGGCGACCAGCGTCGTCCACGGAATCCCGCTCGTCACGCGGGACGCCGTGATTCGCAGGTCAACGCTCGTCCCACTGGCTCTTTAG
- a CDS encoding thymidine kinase, with protein sequence MLHGARHGWVEVVAGVMFSGKSEELIRRVRRALIAGRRVQLFKSHLDDRYGGQFRISSHDGRQIDAEPVSNSVQLAEKVRPETQVLAIDEAQFLDDGICGVVDALADAGMRVIVAGTDMDFRGEPFGPMGLLLARAERIDKLNAICVVCGDPATRNQRLIDGKPAPAEGPTIKVGGAESYEARCRGCHVVPKRDRAQGELLLRRAKEGWEGV encoded by the coding sequence ATGCTCCACGGGGCGAGACACGGATGGGTAGAGGTCGTCGCCGGCGTCATGTTCAGCGGCAAGTCCGAGGAGCTGATCCGGCGCGTGCGGCGCGCGCTCATCGCCGGAAGGCGGGTGCAGCTCTTCAAGTCGCACCTGGACGACCGCTACGGCGGCCAGTTCCGCATCTCGTCGCACGACGGCCGCCAGATCGACGCCGAGCCCGTCTCCAACTCCGTGCAACTCGCCGAGAAGGTCCGTCCGGAGACGCAGGTCCTCGCCATCGACGAGGCCCAGTTCCTGGATGACGGCATCTGCGGGGTTGTCGATGCGCTGGCGGACGCGGGGATGCGCGTGATCGTGGCCGGAACCGACATGGACTTCCGCGGCGAGCCCTTCGGTCCCATGGGCCTGCTGCTGGCGCGCGCGGAACGGATCGACAAGCTGAATGCCATCTGCGTCGTGTGCGGCGATCCGGCGACCCGGAATCAGCGCCTCATTGACGGCAAGCCGGCGCCCGCGGAGGGCCCGACAATCAAGGTAGGCGGCGCCGAGTCCTACGAGGCGCGCTGCCGCGGCTGCCACGTGGTCCCGAAGCGCGATCGGGCACAGGGAGAGTTGCTGCTGAGGCGCGCGAAGGAGGGGTGGGAGGGGGTGTAG
- a CDS encoding M14 family metallopeptidase, whose product MATSATGHATHSHTAQAARRRALLGGLAAVTAVLAACESAPAPDDPFLTRAERSDYRETSSHADVVHFLQRAAASSPSVHYTTFGYTNEGRALPLAVVGDVADASPASIRASGRTVVYLQGNIHAGEVCGKEALQMLLRDIMAGRHSAWRESMVLLIGPIYNADGNERVTLTNRGRQYGPFGGMGQRPNAQGYDLNRDHMKLDSPEARSVARLFSEYDPHVAVDLHTTNGTQHAYHLTYSPPLHPNTPAGIDDFLREGLLPHVTGEIRDKHGWEYYYYGNAFAPGGGEPGWYTFDHRPRFNNNYIGLRNRIAILSEAYSYASFEERVLATLYFVEEILDYVHGHADEVRSIVAEADAAALVGETLALRAVPERSAAPVDILMGATIEETHPLTGRPLLLRADTQYVAPMYEYGTFAPTVRERVPEAYLVPADLEDVLTRLAAHGVALEPAGTTPLDVEQFRIDSVQTAAQPFQGRNEQTIFGGYEQARVTPAAGDMLARVDQPLGRLLFTLLEPQSDDGFANWGFLADRLSAGEVYPILRVPGG is encoded by the coding sequence ATGGCGACTTCAGCAACAGGACATGCAACGCATTCGCATACGGCACAAGCGGCTCGCCGGCGGGCGCTCCTCGGCGGACTCGCGGCGGTCACGGCCGTGCTCGCGGCGTGCGAGAGCGCCCCGGCCCCCGACGACCCGTTTCTCACACGCGCTGAACGCTCGGACTATCGCGAGACCAGCTCCCACGCCGATGTCGTGCACTTCCTGCAGCGCGCGGCCGCTAGTTCGCCGTCGGTCCACTACACCACGTTCGGCTATACCAACGAGGGGCGGGCGCTTCCCCTGGCGGTAGTGGGCGACGTCGCGGATGCAAGCCCTGCCTCGATCCGGGCTTCCGGCAGGACGGTGGTCTATCTCCAGGGCAACATCCACGCCGGCGAGGTGTGCGGGAAGGAGGCGCTCCAGATGCTGCTCCGGGACATCATGGCCGGCCGCCACAGCGCATGGCGCGAGTCGATGGTCCTGCTCATCGGGCCCATCTATAACGCGGACGGCAATGAGCGGGTGACCCTCACCAACCGCGGCCGCCAGTACGGGCCCTTCGGGGGGATGGGGCAGCGGCCAAACGCCCAGGGCTATGACCTGAACCGCGATCACATGAAGCTCGACTCGCCCGAGGCGCGGTCGGTGGCGCGGCTCTTCAGCGAATACGATCCGCATGTGGCCGTCGATCTGCATACGACGAACGGGACGCAGCACGCCTACCATCTCACGTACTCGCCGCCGCTCCACCCCAACACGCCGGCCGGAATCGACGACTTCCTGCGGGAGGGACTCCTTCCGCACGTGACCGGGGAGATCCGGGACAAGCACGGCTGGGAGTACTACTACTACGGCAACGCGTTCGCGCCCGGCGGGGGCGAGCCCGGCTGGTACACCTTCGACCACCGCCCGCGCTTCAACAACAACTACATCGGCCTGCGCAACCGGATCGCGATCCTGAGCGAGGCCTACTCCTACGCGTCCTTCGAGGAGCGGGTGCTCGCGACGCTGTATTTCGTCGAAGAGATCCTTGACTACGTCCACGGGCACGCGGACGAGGTCCGGAGCATCGTCGCGGAGGCCGATGCCGCCGCGCTGGTGGGCGAAACGCTGGCGCTCCGCGCCGTGCCCGAGCGGTCGGCCGCGCCGGTCGACATCCTCATGGGCGCAACGATCGAGGAGACGCACCCGCTCACCGGACGCCCGCTGCTCCTGCGCGCCGATACCCAGTACGTCGCGCCGATGTACGAGTACGGGACGTTTGCGCCGACGGTGCGGGAGCGCGTACCGGAGGCCTACCTGGTTCCCGCGGATCTGGAGGACGTCCTGACGCGGCTCGCAGCGCACGGCGTCGCCCTGGAGCCGGCCGGGACGACACCGCTGGATGTGGAGCAGTTCCGCATCGATTCGGTGCAGACGGCCGCACAGCCGTTCCAGGGCCGCAACGAGCAGACCATCTTCGGGGGCTACGAGCAGGCCCGGGTCACCCCGGCCGCAGGCGACATGCTGGCGCGGGTCGACCAGCCGCTGGGTCGCCTGCTGTTCACCCTGCTGGAGCCGCAGTCCGACGACGGCTTCGCGAACTGGGGATTCCTCGCGGACCGGCTGAGCGCCGGGGAAGTGTATCCGATTCTGCGGGTGCCGGGGGGGTAA